One window from the genome of Saccopteryx leptura isolate mSacLep1 chromosome 8, mSacLep1_pri_phased_curated, whole genome shotgun sequence encodes:
- the ADIPOQ gene encoding adiponectin: MSIRLLRNNHLLLISVLTVACGSDPTPEGLRMLLLRAALLLLVLPSHHLDATTEEPGVPLPLPKGVCSGWMAGIPGHPGHNGTPGRDGRDGTPGEKGEKGDAGLAGPKGDTGETGISGVEGPRGFPGVQGRKGEPGESASVYRSAFSVGLENRLTVPNVPIRFTKIFFNQQNHYDGTTGKFHCNIPGLYYFSYHITVYLKDMKVSLYKNDKAVLFTFDQYQDKDLDQASGSVLLHLEMGDQVWLQVYGDGEHNGLYADNVNDSTFTGFLLYHDTN, from the exons ATGAGTATCAGGCTgctgagaaacaaccatctgcttctcatttcCGTTCTGACTGTCGCCTGTGGGTCTGATCCCACACCTGAAG GGCTCAGGATGCTGTTGCTACGAGCTGCTCTACTGCTGCTAGTCCTGCCCAGCCATCATCTGGATGCCACCACCGAAGAGCCTGGAGTCCCGCTTCCCCTGCCCAAGGGGGTCTGCAGTGGTTGGATGGCAGGCATCCCAGGGCATCCTGGCCACAATGGGACCCCAGGCCGTGATGGGAGAGATGGCACacctggagagaagggagagaaaggagatgcaG GTCTTGCTGGTCCGAAGGGTGACACTGGTGAAACTGGAATATCTGGGGTTGAAGGTCCCCGAGGCTTCCCGGGAGTCCAAGGCAGGAAAGGAGAACCTGGGGAAAGTGCCTCTGTATACCGTTCGGCATTCAGTGTGGGACTGGAGAACCGGCTCACTGTTCCCAATGTTCCCATTCGCTTTACCAAAATCTTCTTCAACCAGCAAAACCACTATGATGGCACCACTGGCAAATTCCACTGCAACATTCCTGGACTCTACTACTTTTCTTACCACATTACAGTCTACTTGAAGGATATGAAGGTCAGCCTCTACAAGAACGACAAGGCTGTGCTCTTCACCTTTGACCAATACCAGGACAAGGACTTGGATCAAGCCTCTGGCTCTGTGCTCCTCCATCTGGAGATGGGTGACCAAGTCTGGCTCCAAGTGTATGGGGATGGGGAGCACAATGGGCTCTATGCAGATAATGTCAATGACTCCACCTTCACAGGCTTCCTTCTCTACCATGATACCAACTGA